The following coding sequences are from one Oncorhynchus nerka isolate Pitt River linkage group LG6, Oner_Uvic_2.0, whole genome shotgun sequence window:
- the pcdh20 gene encoding protocadherin-20: MNWAVLLQNVLVTVHLRQILCYGSVRLSVPEEQEAGVRVGSIGSTFPPLYQLLTQFYLRVDQGTGDVYTTDNRMDREALCPDQLQAEECIVPHDAIVGPEAELVKFMVVVEDINDHAPHFDNTEIHLSVSEDVAVGTSFLLDDQAEDRDMGRNGQLQYHLGGAGGFFSVTVEEEDELAIFFLVVRQGLDREKQDLHEMTLVATDCGFTPLSATATLFIKVTDVNDNCPEFTLGSTQKVVITEDTPRDTVVARVRATDLDLGPNGAITYSLSPKVSERARELFSLDSHTGLISLRGDLRDRHSDSVSDRGEEVVLKVLASGPHCPPADTQVTVSLLPAQYQENGIKIRFIAEHQNQTIVLQENQPPTVLALLELPGDTSSVRGSSYLSIEGEVPFSLSRQNGKYLLSTSKPLDYEVKSEYHVSVVMRGDVEEPAAQGFHRREIQVRVVDVNDNAPQFLQSHYLIDIEENNPPGASLLKVRAQDADSGQNGQVTYKLDRPSHTAAAIDLYRIDQNTGQLTVSVPLDREQQDVHRLTIVARDNGFPPLESSVMVTITVLDQNDNAPVFITPHFMFFIPENIPPLAQVGKVGVSDIDAGLNGEVEVRVVNSSGSPFVIDNAQGTLRCMADVDREKQDRYELDLLATDNGRPSPLTSVARVTVFIEDVNDNQPQVILPSSNLSCLTISTGTTTGTMVTKIYAIDKDSGLNSEITYTIAAREPPGTSPSSHHHGDSSSPFQLDARSGNVTLAQRLMGKDLGMHHLFIVVTDGGKPAPLHTTVWVNLLVNDTLEPCHLDTMPRSLPYRLAQTPSETPSEMPVCDRHTQLILLLGLGMMVASLCLFLATVVLYMKQRKRSRGEQQQRRGINEENQIPLRIPERYFLGEEL, translated from the exons AACGTGCTAGTCACGGTCCATCTCAGGCAGATCCTGTGCTACGGTTCTGTTCGGCTCTCGGTTCCAGAGGAGCAGGAGGCTGGGGTCCGGGTCGGGTCCATCGGGTCCACGTTCCCCCCCCTTTACCAGCTCCTGACCCAGTTTTACCTCAGGGTGGACCAGGGGACAGGGGATGTCTACACCACCGACAACAG GATGGACCGAGAGGCCCTGTGTCCTGACCAACTCCAGGCTGAGGAGTGTATCGTCCCACACGACGCCATCGTGGGCCCTGAGGCAGAGCTGGTGAAGTTCATGGTAGTAGTAGAGGACATCAATGACCACGCTCCTCACTTTGACAACACTGAGATCCATCTGAGTGTCTCTGAGGATGTGGCTGTAGGGACCAGTTTCTTATTGGACGACCaggcagaggacagagacatgggACGTAACGGACAGCTGCAGTACCACCTAGGTGGAGCCGGTGGGTTTTTCAGTGtgacagtagaagaagaagatgaacTGGCCATTTTCTTTTTGGTTGTGCGACAAGGACTAGACCGCGAGAAGCAGGATCTTCATGAGATGACTCTAGTGGCAACAGACTGTGGCTTTACCCCACTAAGCGCCACAGCAACGTTATTCATAAAAGTGACTGACGTGAACGACAACTGCCCAGAGTTTACCCTGGGCAGCACCCAGAAGGTGGTTATTACAGAGGACACACCCAGAGACACAGTAGTAGCCAGGGTCAGAGCCACAGACCTAGACCTGGGCCCCAACGGTGCCATTACCTACTCCCTCAGCCCCAAGGTCTCAGAACGGGCCAGGGAACTCTTCAGTCTGGACAGTCACACTGGCCTGATCAGCCTGAGAGGAGACCTCAGAGACCGCCACAGTGACAGTGTTagtgacaggggagaggaggtggtgttGAAAGTGTTAGCCAGCGGCCCCCACTGCCCCCCTGCAGACACTCAGGTAACCGTATCCCTGCTCCCCGCGCAATACCAGGAGAATGGCATAAAGATCAGGTTCATAGCAGAGCATCAAAACCAGACGATAGTGTTGCAGGAAAACCAGCCCCCCACTGTCTTGGCTTTGCTAGAGCTACCGGGGGATACTAGTAGTGTTAGAGGCTCATCGTATCTCTCCATTGAAGGAGAGGTGCCGTTCTCTTTGAGCCGGCAGAATGGCAAATACCTCCTGTCGACATCAAAGCCTTTAGACTACGAGGTGAAGAGTGAATATCATGTTTCTGTAGTGATGCGTGGTGATGTTGAAGAGCCTGCAGCTCAGGGCTTCCACAGGAGAGAGATCCAGGTGAGGGTGGTGGATGTGAATGATAATGCTCCACAGTTTCTCCAGAGTCACTATCTGATAGACATAGAGGAGAATAACCCCCCTGGGGCGTCTCTGCTGAAAGTCAGGGCGCAGGATGCAGACAGCGGTCAGAACGGGCAGGTCACTTACAAACTGGATCGACCATCACACACGGCGGCAGCAATAGACCTTTATAGAATCGACCAGAACACAGGTCAGCTGACAGTTTCTGTACCCCTGGACAGAGAACAACAGGATGTTCACAGACTGACAATTGTAGCCAGAGATAACGGCTTTCCTCCATTAGAGTCCTCTGTGATGGTGACGATCACCGTCCTGGACCAGAATGATAACGCTCCTGTCTTCATCACCCCTCACTTCATGTTCTTCATCCCTGAGAATATACCTCCCCTGGCCCAGGTGGGGAAGGTGGGGGTGTCAGACATAGACGCAGGGCTTAACGGGGAGGTGGAGGTGAGGGTGGTGAACAGCAGTGGCAGCCCCTTCGTCATAGACAACGCCCAGGGGACGCTGCGCTGCATGGCCGATGTCGACCGCGAGAAGCAGGACCGCTACGAGTTAGATCTGCTCGCCACCGACAACGGACGCCCGTCACCTCTGACCTCCGTCGCCAGGGTAACAGTGTTCATCGAGGATGTCAACGACAACCAGCCCCAGGTCATCCTTCCCAGCAGCAACCTGTCGTGTCTCACCATCTCCACGGGGACCACCACGGGCACCATGGTAACCAAGATCTACGCCATCGACAAGGACTCAGGGTTAAACTCGGAGATCACATACACCATTGCAGCGCGGGAACCACCGGGCACCTCTCCATCATCCCATCACCACGGTGACAGCAGCAGTCCCTTCCAGTTGGACGCTCGGTCTGGTAACGTGACCTTAGCCCAGAGGCTCATGGGTAAGGACCTGGGGATGCACCACCTGTTCATCGTGGTGACTGACGGTGGGAAACCAGCGCCCCTCCACACCACCGTCTGGGTCAATCTGCTGGTCAACGACACCTTGGAACCATGCCATCTGGACACCATGCCCAGATCCCTGCCATACAGACTGGCACAGACGCCCTCCGAAACCCCCTCCGAGATGCCCGTCTGTGACAGACACACCCAGTTGATCCTGCTGCTAGGCCTGGGCATGATGGTGGCCTCGCTCTGTCTGTTTCTGGCCACGGTTGTTTTATACATGAAACAGAGGAAGAGATCTAGAGGGGAACAACAGCAGAGGAGGGGGATAAATGAGGAGAATCAGATTCCTCTACGCATTCCGGAGAGATATTTCTTAGGAGAAGAGTTATAA